A genomic segment from Calditrichota bacterium encodes:
- a CDS encoding ROK family protein yields MSPKREEQIAIGIDLGGTRLKGGIITRSGKVVREVMAPSRVQVGYETVLDDLVALTENLREIAKAELERLILAPAIGLGVAGLMEQSRKRVIAAPNCPAIVGQSLASDLGRRLSAHVVMDNDANVVAIAEGLCGAARGCQHYVAITIGTGIGGAIVVDGRLLRGTDGGGGEIGHIPISRYGPKCGCGSRGCLESYIGRASLDRYIEKHYPEFACKSLVELAHLAKGRNIKARDFYAYIGETLGVALTGLVNLFNPQCIVIGGGVSAAGELLLGPARREVERRAFATYLSSLKIRGAKLGNWAGVVGAAMMALDEGP; encoded by the coding sequence ATGAGCCCCAAGCGAGAAGAGCAGATTGCTATAGGCATCGATTTGGGCGGAACCCGTCTGAAAGGCGGGATTATAACAAGATCCGGCAAAGTCGTTCGAGAGGTGATGGCTCCCAGCCGAGTGCAGGTTGGATATGAAACTGTCCTGGACGATCTGGTGGCCTTGACTGAAAACTTGCGAGAGATTGCCAAGGCAGAGTTAGAGAGACTGATACTGGCTCCTGCTATCGGATTGGGTGTTGCCGGACTTATGGAACAGAGTCGTAAGCGGGTAATTGCAGCGCCTAACTGCCCGGCTATTGTGGGACAATCTTTGGCATCAGACCTTGGGCGTCGCTTGAGCGCTCATGTGGTAATGGATAATGACGCCAATGTCGTCGCTATTGCCGAGGGTTTGTGCGGCGCAGCCAGAGGTTGCCAACACTACGTGGCAATCACCATCGGCACCGGTATCGGCGGCGCTATTGTGGTAGATGGACGCCTCCTGCGAGGCACCGACGGCGGCGGCGGTGAAATTGGGCACATTCCCATCTCGCGATACGGCCCGAAGTGTGGCTGCGGCTCACGCGGCTGCCTCGAGAGTTATATCGGACGCGCCAGCCTTGATCGCTATATTGAGAAGCACTATCCGGAATTCGCATGCAAAAGTTTGGTCGAGTTGGCACATCTGGCCAAGGGGCGGAATATCAAGGCTCGAGATTTCTATGCTTATATCGGCGAAACGTTGGGTGTTGCGCTGACAGGACTCGTCAATCTATTCAATCCGCAATGCATCGTCATCGGTGGTGGAGTTTCGGCAGCCGGGGAGTTGCTTTTGGGTCCGGCGCGTCGAGAGGTCGAGAGGCGTGCTTTTGCAACCTACCTGTCTTCGTTGAAAATCAGAGGAGCCAAACTTGGCAACTGGGCCGGGGTCGTGGGTGCGGCGATGATGGCTCTTGATGAGGGACCATAA
- the dnaK gene encoding molecular chaperone DnaK, with product MTNKIIGIDLGTTNSCVAVMEGGQPVVIPNSEGGRTTPSIVAFAKNGERLVGGPAKRQAVTNPKRTIYSIKRFMGRAHDEVDHERSIVPYAVVKGDGNLARVKIDDQVYPPPEISAMILQKMKQSAEDYLGEKVTRAVITVPAYFNDAQRQATKDAGEIAGLKVERIINEPTAAALAYGLDKKRDETIAVYDLGGGTFDISILEIGEGVFEVRSTNGDTHLGGDDFDQRLIDYVADEFRKAEGVDLRKDPMALQRLKEACEKAKIELSSANQTQVNLPFITATADGPKHLDMTITRTQFEKLVADLIERSITPCRHALKDAKLKSSDIDEVILVGGSTRVPAVIEAVRQFFGKEPNRSVNPDEVVAVGAAIQGGVLGGDVSDIVLLDVTPLSLGIETLGGVMTVLIPANTTIPTRREEVFSTASDSQTTVDVHVLQGERSMAIDNKTIGRFQLTGIPPAPRGIPQIAVAFDIDANGILSVTAKDKATSREQNIKIQASSGLSSEEIERMKSDAKSHADEDKKRREQVDLRNRADQQVWQTEKQIEELGEKIDPESKLRLQAAVDRLKETLKSDAIEPIRSASEDLDKIWQEVSSKMYERVSKEAPGAEASSSDGKTSTGAKSGGEEVKADYEVVE from the coding sequence ATGACCAATAAGATCATCGGAATCGACCTCGGCACCACCAACTCCTGTGTCGCGGTTATGGAGGGCGGCCAACCGGTCGTCATCCCCAATAGCGAAGGCGGGCGAACGACGCCCTCCATCGTCGCTTTTGCCAAGAACGGCGAAAGGCTCGTCGGCGGTCCCGCCAAGCGTCAAGCCGTGACCAACCCCAAGCGGACGATCTACTCAATCAAGCGCTTCATGGGCCGCGCTCACGATGAAGTCGATCACGAGCGGAGCATCGTCCCTTACGCGGTCGTCAAGGGCGACGGCAATCTGGCACGGGTCAAGATCGACGATCAAGTCTATCCGCCACCCGAGATTTCGGCAATGATTCTGCAGAAGATGAAGCAGTCTGCGGAGGATTATCTCGGCGAAAAGGTGACTCGCGCAGTGATCACCGTCCCGGCTTACTTCAACGATGCGCAACGTCAGGCTACCAAAGATGCCGGTGAAATTGCCGGTCTAAAAGTCGAACGGATCATCAACGAGCCGACCGCTGCTGCCCTTGCATATGGCCTTGATAAGAAGAGAGACGAGACCATTGCCGTCTATGACCTTGGAGGCGGGACGTTCGACATCTCAATCCTCGAAATAGGTGAAGGTGTCTTTGAGGTTCGCTCGACCAACGGCGATACGCACCTCGGCGGCGACGACTTCGATCAGCGGCTGATCGACTATGTTGCCGATGAGTTCAGGAAGGCCGAAGGTGTCGATCTCCGCAAGGATCCGATGGCTCTTCAGCGTCTAAAGGAAGCCTGCGAGAAAGCCAAGATTGAACTCTCGTCCGCGAATCAGACGCAGGTCAATCTCCCGTTCATCACCGCTACTGCCGACGGCCCGAAGCACCTTGACATGACAATCACCCGGACGCAGTTCGAGAAGTTGGTCGCCGACCTGATCGAGCGCTCGATTACGCCCTGCCGTCATGCCCTGAAAGATGCAAAGTTAAAGTCTTCCGATATCGACGAGGTGATCCTCGTTGGCGGTTCGACGCGGGTGCCTGCGGTGATCGAAGCCGTCCGCCAATTCTTCGGCAAAGAGCCGAACCGGTCGGTCAATCCGGACGAAGTCGTCGCTGTCGGTGCTGCCATTCAAGGCGGAGTGCTGGGCGGTGATGTCTCCGATATCGTTCTGCTCGATGTAACGCCGCTCTCACTTGGCATAGAAACCCTTGGAGGCGTGATGACCGTTCTCATCCCGGCCAATACGACTATTCCGACTCGGCGCGAGGAAGTCTTCTCCACGGCTTCCGATAGTCAGACTACGGTCGATGTCCATGTTCTACAGGGCGAGCGCTCGATGGCGATCGATAACAAGACGATCGGGAGATTCCAGTTGACCGGCATTCCGCCGGCTCCGCGCGGCATTCCCCAGATTGCCGTCGCCTTTGACATCGACGCCAACGGAATCCTCTCGGTTACTGCCAAAGACAAGGCGACCAGTCGCGAGCAGAATATCAAGATCCAAGCTTCATCCGGTCTCTCGTCAGAGGAGATTGAGCGGATGAAGTCTGATGCCAAGTCGCATGCCGATGAAGACAAGAAGCGTCGCGAGCAGGTCGATCTGCGCAATCGTGCCGACCAGCAGGTCTGGCAGACCGAGAAGCAGATCGAAGAACTGGGCGAGAAGATCGATCCCGAGTCGAAACTGCGCCTTCAAGCCGCGGTTGACCGCTTGAAGGAGACCCTTAAATCGGATGCCATAGAACCCATTCGGTCGGCATCAGAAGACCTCGACAAGATTTGGCAGGAGGTTTCGTCGAAGATGTATGAGCGCGTCTCGAAGGAGGCACCGGGGGCAGAGGCTTCAAGCAGCGACGGCAAGACTTCGACCGGTGCCAAGTCAGGTGGGGAAGAGGTTAAAGCCGACTATGAGGTCGTGGAGTAG
- a CDS encoding NYN domain-containing protein: MPAENHEKRVALFIDAENLIRPLENKLERLNLESIIRRVREQGVLMLSRAYGDWGYLPCRDYIREFNSFGIEMSQLHSDQRGKNTADMQLTVDVLEHCRSSISAQAIVLASGDRDFVPLVQALRRQGKEVICICIDEAASSVLQQICDVYIAYDTLKLLPQKIAEQPAAPGTAVAPVEEDVATLLEKERGKAFQTLADAIIAVKRRGGPAIGGHVNTVMRQLMPSFDLITLGFNSFKEFVEEGYKRKLVLIVKPESGIGDFSLDVPSAEAKPKPQLGQGLNYLTIEESVKSYRILLERKRVAWIPWKFREPIVRHLWETLLARGDSGMLGDDMVDMLIDFAYEREWNISESQIVKLLYTLNIAYCFKIDGVAKRVNDVLSSYLTTAVDDVDQVLEFMHLTYLKGLRFEDHACILKPEAVAELLFDARTPEFVTTAQQLIYDCYTWR, encoded by the coding sequence ATGCCCGCCGAAAACCATGAAAAGAGGGTGGCGCTCTTCATTGATGCCGAAAACCTGATCCGACCGCTTGAAAACAAACTTGAGCGGCTAAATCTCGAAAGCATCATCCGGAGGGTGCGCGAGCAAGGTGTCTTGATGCTCTCCCGGGCGTATGGCGATTGGGGCTATCTCCCCTGTCGCGACTACATCCGGGAGTTCAACTCGTTCGGCATCGAGATGTCCCAACTCCATTCTGACCAGCGCGGCAAGAACACCGCCGATATGCAGTTGACCGTCGATGTTCTTGAGCATTGTCGATCGTCGATTTCAGCCCAGGCGATTGTTCTGGCTTCAGGAGATCGCGATTTCGTTCCGTTAGTGCAGGCGCTTCGCCGTCAGGGTAAGGAGGTAATCTGCATCTGCATCGATGAAGCCGCAAGTTCAGTTTTGCAGCAGATATGCGACGTTTACATTGCCTATGACACCTTAAAACTGCTGCCCCAGAAGATTGCCGAGCAACCCGCCGCTCCCGGAACTGCTGTTGCACCTGTTGAGGAGGATGTCGCCACCCTGCTCGAGAAGGAGCGCGGAAAGGCCTTTCAAACCCTCGCCGACGCTATCATTGCCGTCAAACGACGTGGCGGACCGGCTATCGGCGGGCACGTCAACACCGTAATGCGCCAGTTGATGCCCAGTTTCGACCTGATTACCCTCGGTTTCAATTCCTTCAAGGAGTTTGTTGAAGAAGGCTACAAGCGCAAACTGGTGCTTATTGTCAAACCTGAGTCGGGAATAGGCGACTTCAGCCTCGATGTGCCGAGCGCCGAAGCGAAGCCAAAGCCTCAACTTGGCCAGGGTCTAAACTACTTGACAATCGAAGAGTCGGTAAAGAGTTACCGCATCCTCCTGGAGCGCAAGCGGGTCGCCTGGATTCCCTGGAAGTTCCGCGAGCCGATCGTCCGGCACCTTTGGGAGACGCTGCTGGCTCGCGGCGACAGTGGTATGCTCGGCGACGATATGGTCGATATGCTGATAGACTTCGCTTACGAGCGCGAATGGAACATCAGCGAATCCCAAATCGTCAAACTGCTCTACACGCTCAACATCGCCTATTGCTTCAAGATCGACGGCGTGGCAAAGAGGGTCAACGATGTTCTCTCAAGTTACCTCACGACGGCCGTCGATGACGTCGATCAGGTGCTGGAGTTCATGCACCTGACCTATTTGAAGGGACTCCGCTTCGAAGATCACGCCTGCATTCTGAAACCGGAAGCCGTAGCGGAACTTCTCTTCGACGCCCGAACCCCGGAGTTTGTTACGACTGCCCAGCAGTTGATTTACGACTGCTACACCTGGCGTTGA
- the arsM gene encoding arsenite methyltransferase produces the protein MLPNADIQSEVRRHYARIATGKQTSCGCGTSCCDDATADRQAGLMGYSTAEIEVVPEESNLGLGCGNPTAIAGLSEGEVVLDLGSGAGFDCFLAARKVGSRGRVIGVDMTPEMIAKARQNADRGNYGNVEFRLGEIEHLPVESNAVDVIISNCVINLTPDKGVVMAEMFRVLKPGGRIAIADVVATGDVPEEVRSDTNLWSSCAAGALPRSQWESGLRDRGFVSISVTPKDSSRDLIKEWSPGSRLEDLFISAEIAAMKPF, from the coding sequence ATGCTACCCAACGCAGACATTCAGAGCGAAGTGCGCCGTCATTATGCCCGTATCGCCACCGGAAAGCAGACCTCCTGCGGCTGCGGGACCTCATGCTGTGACGACGCGACGGCCGACCGTCAGGCCGGACTGATGGGCTATTCGACAGCCGAAATCGAAGTTGTTCCCGAGGAGTCTAACCTTGGACTCGGCTGCGGCAATCCGACGGCGATTGCCGGTTTGTCCGAGGGTGAGGTTGTTCTTGACCTTGGCAGTGGTGCCGGATTCGATTGCTTCCTGGCAGCACGAAAGGTTGGTTCAAGGGGGCGGGTCATCGGTGTCGATATGACCCCCGAAATGATCGCCAAGGCGCGTCAAAACGCCGATCGCGGCAACTACGGCAATGTCGAGTTCCGGCTCGGCGAAATCGAACATCTCCCCGTCGAGTCGAACGCCGTCGATGTGATCATTTCCAACTGCGTCATCAACTTGACACCCGACAAGGGTGTCGTAATGGCGGAGATGTTCCGCGTCCTTAAGCCCGGCGGCCGAATCGCCATCGCCGATGTCGTAGCGACCGGCGATGTGCCTGAGGAAGTCCGCAGCGACACTAACCTGTGGTCGAGTTGCGCCGCCGGTGCCCTGCCGCGATCGCAATGGGAAAGCGGACTTAGAGACCGCGGCTTCGTATCAATTAGTGTCACCCCCAAAGACTCGAGTCGGGACCTCATCAAGGAGTGGAGCCCCGGCAGCCGGCTTGAAGACCTCTTCATCTCTGCCGAAATCGCGGCGATGAAGCCGTTCTGA